The following is a genomic window from Oncorhynchus kisutch isolate 150728-3 linkage group LG6, Okis_V2, whole genome shotgun sequence.
atgaggaggtaggtgaataattacaattttgcagattaacactggagtgataaatgatcagatggtcatgtacaggtagagatattggtgtgcaaaagagcagaaaagtaaataaatataaacagtaatcACCTAAATCATATAGTCTACCGTTAACATCGAAAATGTGTACCGTGGCCTCTAAATAAATTGAACTTGAACATTAAATGATGATGCTGATAAGATTTTTCCTGTGTCTTTTAGAGGAGTCCAATAAGAAGCACCCGTTCCCGTGTCCGACCACATACCGCACAGCTCTGACCCACTACCTGGACATCACCAACCCCCCTCGCACCAACGTACTGTTTGAGCTGGCCCAGTACGCCACCGACCCCAAGGACCAGGACACCCTGCGCAAGATGGCCTCCGCCTCCCCCGAGGGCAAGGTTGGCATCCCTGACGGACCTCGAACTTCTGACCCTTCaccactagctgactgactgacattcTACTGCCCGCCCAGAAATGCATGCTGTCAATGCGTTGAATGGCTGTAAATTATCCGTATCAGTGGAGAGTGAGTCttagtctgtctgtgtctctttgcCAGGGTCTGTACCAGAGCTGGGTGCTGGATGCCCAGAGGAACATCCTGGCTGTGTTGGAGGACATGCCGTCCCTCCACCCTACCATAGACCACCTGTGTGAGCTGCTGCCCCGCCTACAGGCTCGCTACTACTCCATCGCCTCCTCTGGCAAGGTGAGACCCACTATTAGAATAGTAAAAATACTTTGTCCATCTTGTGAGAAACAGCAGCACccctggatggagagcattttaAAGGTTAAGGACATGTACCtgggatcagagaccagcagaccTCCGGTTGCCAGTTCAGTTTTTGAGTTTctttttatttagttttttatttgattactttataACTGTGTATTGTCTTGTCAGGTGTATCCCACCATGGTGAGCATATGTGCGGTGGTGGTGGAGTTCCAGACCAGCACAGGGCGGACCTTCAATGGTGTGGCCACCAACTGGCTGAAGAACAAGGTTGTGGTGACGGACAACGGCCACAAGGCCACTGTGCCCATGTACGTCCGCAAGTCCCAGTTCCGGCTTCCCTTCAAGGCCAGCAACCCGGTGGTGATGATCGGGCCCGGCACGGGCATCGCCCCCTTCATGGGCTTCCTCCAGGAGAGAGGCTGGATGAAGGAGCAGGGTACGGAGCAAGAAGGCCTGGTCCTCATCTAGCATCTAAGTCTGTGGTTTTGCTGATTATTAAAACCGAATAGTGTTTGCCTAGTGCATAGATGGAGTTCACAGCAAGCAGTCTCCATTACTCTACAATAAATTAGGTTCACCTGAGTTTGTTGCCACAAGTATGTTTGTATTTTTTAGCATAAGGGAGGGAAAGGAAAAATAGGGCGAGTGTGACACAGCTTCACATCCAGTATGTATTTCGCTTTCAGGGAAGGATGTCGGCGAGACGATACTGTACTTCGGCTGTCGCCGCAGAAACGAGGACTTCCTGTACCAGCAGGAACTGGAGGAGTTTGAGAAGGCGGGCGTGCTGACTCAGCTCAACGTTGCCTTCTCCAGAGACCAGGAAGGGAAGGTAACACATCACACCAAACCTCTGTCAGCTCCTCACTATGTGAGAGTTCATGTGTCTAGCACTACTACCAAGtttgtatgtacaggatacacatggtatacagcatccaatgaaatgcttacttgttaggttccttctcgacaatgcaacaacaatttgaaataataaaaaatgagaatacgaacataaagtcaatggctcagtagaatagaaaaaaacattttagcgttagtataatacaggaaggcacaatttatagttcAATATGTacacgtgtgtatatatatatatatatatatacttttttttttaccttttatttatacaggttttttctcttttccaagagagacctgttCCAATTGCAGCAGCgggaacaacgtttcagacaaaaTAACTtgcatacactaacacaacatttaaacaaaactataaacacacatacagtacaacaattacatattacattaaaaacacaaacatcttgactaaaaacagctggcctaaaaaccattacactcttctatgatatatacagtggggcaaaaaagtatttagtcagccaccaattgtgcaagttctcccacttaaaaagatgagaggcctgtcattttcatcataggtacacttcaactatgacagacaaaatgagaaaaaaaaatccaggaaatcacattgtaggattttttatgaatttatttgcaaattatggtggaaaatatgtatttggtcaataacaaaagtttacatcgatcaagtgtttttaaactccaccaacgaaactagatcatcacattttaaaatgttcaggagagaattccaggacctcggtgctaagtaactaaaactatttctaccatgacctgttctaatttttggtactgttagaagcaaatcaGAATGGGACCGTAATTGACATTTATTTACTGACCTGACTAAAAAATAACAGAGAGATAATGGCATTGTACCCAATATGGCCTtgtaaatcagtgtataccagtgtttaagcctacgcaaggtcaatgacgaccagccaacagcgctgtagagatcacaatgatgtgttagacgtttctgatttgtaatgaacctgagggctgcatgatacactgaatcaagtgctctcagggtagtggctgaggcctgcatatatataacatcactaaaatctaaaacccacagtaatgtacatcgtaccagctccttcctgacctcaaaagaaaaacaagccttatgccggtaataaaatcctattttcagcttgagcttccttatcaagttctctacatgcacagtgaagctcagcttatcatcatcccacacacccaaatatttgtacactttaacttgctctatagtatgtccagccaatgtagcaatgacatacagtgccttgcgaaagtattcggcccccttgaactttgcgaccttttgccacatttcaggcttcaaacataaagatataaaactgtatttttttgtgaagaatctacaacaagtgggacacaatcatgaagtggaacgacatttattggttatttcaaacttttttaacaaatcaaaaactgaaaaattgggcgtgcaaaattattcagcccctttactttcagtgcagcaaactctctccagaagttcagtgaggatctctgaatgatccaatgttgacctaaatgactaatgatgattaatacaatccacctgtgtgtaatcaagtctccgtataaatgcacctgcactgtgatagtctcagaggtccgttaaaagcgcagagagcatcatgaagaacaaggaacacaccaggcaggtccgagatactgttgtgaagaagtttaaagctggatttggatacaaaaagatttcccaagctttaaacatcccaaggagcactgtgcaagcgataatattgaaatggaaggagtgtcagaccactgcaaatctaccaagacctggccgtccctctaaactttcagctcatacaaggagaagactgatcagagatgcagccaagaggcccatgatcactctggatgaactgcagagatctacagctgaggtgggagactctgaccataggacaacaatcagttgtatattgcacaaatctggcctttatggaagagtggcaagaagtaagccattttttaaagatatccataaaaagtgttgtttaaagtttgccacaagccacctgggagacacaccaaacatgtggaagaaggtgctctggtcagatgaaaccaaaattgaactttttggcaacaatgcaaaacgttatgtttggcgtaaaagcaacaccctgaacacaccatccccactgtcaaacatggtggtggcagcatcatggtttgggcctgcttttcttcagcagggacagggaagatggttaaaattgatgggaagatggatggagccaaatacaggaccattctggaagaaaacctgatggagtctgcaaaagacctgagactgggacggagatttgtcttccaacaagacaatgatccaaaacataaagcaaaatctacaatggaatggttcaacaataaacatatccaggtgttagaatggccaagtcaaagtccagacctgaatccaatcgagaatctgtggaaagaactgaaaactgcttttcacaaatgctctccatccaacctcactgagctcgagctgttttgcaaggaggaatgggaaaaaatgctCACATCCCtctatgtgcaaaactgatagacataccccaagcgacttacagctgtaatcgcagcaaagggtggcgctacaaagtattaacttaagggggctgaataattttgcacgcccaatttttcagtttttgatttgttaaaaaagtttgaaatatccaataaatgtcgttacacttcatgattgtgtcccacttgttgtagattcttcacaaaaaaatagttttatatctttatgtttgaagcctgaaatgtggcaaaaggtcgcaaagttcaagggggccgaatactttcgcaagacactgtaACTTGTAACATGCTtggcatttgaaaataccatgcattttgttttacctgAATTTATAATCAGCTTTAAATCATACAGATTATGGtgtatgatgttaaatgctctctgggcattttcaaaagctaaagataaactactaccacttgaataaagaacagtatcatctgcataaaaatgaacatctgctgtttcaataagatccccaatgttgttgatatacaaaataaacaacagtgggcccaaaatagaaccttgcggaacacctgagcacaTCTCTATGGATTCCGATTTACAACCATCCgccattacacattgtgtacgatttgatagataatttataaaccaatctagagcatgaccagtaattCTACAACATTTGAACCTTTGCATTAACACAGCATGGTCCACGGTGTCAAAAGCCTTcgacaaattaataaaaacagacacacaatgtaacttcttatcaagagcacagtggatgtcattttaaaccttcaatgttgctgaaacagtgctgtggccagacctaaaaCCTGATTGCATTCCATTTAAGATGTTGTTTACTTGGAAGTAGGTCTTTAGCcgcctactaactaaggactccagtacCTTTTTGAGGTTAGAAATACATGTTAAGGGGGGAGCAATGATGTCTGCAGCTAGGTATAGGAGGCTAGGTCTAGTTCATCAGGGCCAGGgaattttttaaaatcaatttctttcagggctttacacacttctgaaagagaaggatgaaaaggagaaCCTGGTGAAGGAGTGCACAGGGGAGTCAGGTAAATTTATAGGGGGCTCAATTATACCTTTGACCTTCTTCAAATAAACTGCCTGCATCTATAAAATGCTGGTTCAAGGCTTTCAGAATGTAACTGAGAGAACCTCCATTCTGTGTGTCGACCAACAATTGTTTAGGAAGCTGTGTATATTTTCTGCACTCCAAACCTTTCACTAGTTACCAAAATTTGGATGGGTTATTAACATTTTGTGAAGTAGATTTCAGGTAGTGGTCTGCTTTCAATTTACGGATCATAGCCACACCCATATTTCGAAGACGTTTAAAAGCCATCCAATCATCTGCCAAACCAGTCCCTCTTGCTTTAGCCCACATAGCATTTCGTTCCCTTATGGTTTTTGTAAGTTCCTTAGTAAACCAAGGGATCTCTCTGCCCTTAATTCTGAATTTTTTAAAAGGGGGCATGCCTATTGCATACATCCTGGAATGTGTTGTGGAAGTAAGCAAAGGCTAGTTCAACATCAGGGAttaattccattctattccattaaaTGCTATACATCATGTAAAAAACCTTGAACATCAAACCGCTTCCAGTTTCTTTTCGTAATGACACGTGGAGATTTCTTAGGAATTTTACCATCTCACACACAGGCAATAGCACAGTGATCACTTATGTAATTTGCAAAAATACCAGACGCATTAAAACGATGAGGAATATTGGTTAAGATCACATCAATCAAAGAGGATTTCAGAGGATATTTTATATTCAACCTAGTTACACTGTTGACAATCTGAGTGAGATTATAGGTATTGCACAGAATTTTAAGTTGATCAGAGCTAGATGTTAACCAGTCCTGATTCAGATTACCCATCAGGACAAACTCAGAATTTACATTCTGTGATAACAATTTGAAAATACAATCCAGAGAGCCAACAGTAGCAGATGGAGGTCTAtaacagcaagttacaacaatATTTAAAGATGAGCCAAGGTTTAGGTTcaaatacaaatattcaaatTGCTTAGGTTTAACAGAAGTCAAAACGACCACCGAGAACTTGTCTTTTACATATacagcaacaccaccacccttagatGTACTATCTGTACGAAAAACAGatcatatatatgtatgtgtgtttatctgtATGTTCATGAGTGAGTGCATGTTTGCTAAGGTGTGGAGAGTCGGTGCAGGTGGTCCGTCCAGTTCAAGTCTTCtgtagtctgatggcttgtagataccaacaggctcagagacagtttctatcagacctcatgctACGATACTGTCTGCCCGACAGTAAGAGAGTGAACAGCTCGTGCCTGAGGTGATGATGCTGTGGGCCTTCCTCAGGCATCGTTtcaagtagatgtcctggatgggtgggagcacGGTCCAAGTGACATACTGGGTGTGACGTACATTTTGAAATTTGTGATAAGATTCAATAAGCTTTAACACTCCCatacgtatttatttggacaatgaagctacatttttttatttggatCTGTACTCAAATGGATCAAATGTTTCATGTGAGGTGACAGTACagaatttcaccttttatttgaggttaATTTTATATctgttttaccgtttagaaatgaaCGTCCCCCATTTCAAGATGTCAtaggtatttggacaaattcacttgtgtagtatttggtcccatattcctagcatgcaatgactacatcaagcttgtgactctacaaacgtgTTGGatacatttgcagtttgttttggttgtgtttcagatcatgttgtgcccaatataaattaattataaataatgtattgccattttggagtcaatttTATTGTAAATTTAAGAAGAttatatgtttctgaacacttctacattcatgtggatgctaccatgattatggataatcatgaatgaataatgatgagtgtgaaagttagaggcataaatatcataacCCCCCAGaaaatgctaacctaccctgttattggtaatggtgagatgtTTTGGGGGTATGACCTTtgtgcctctaactttctcagtcatcattattcacaattaattcatgattatccgtaatcatggtgtctacactgaacaaaaatataaacgcatcatgtaaagtgtttcacgagctgaaataaaaaatcccagacattttccgtacgcacaaaaaacatatttctctcaaagtttgaacaaatttgtttacatccctgataGTGAGAAttcctcctttgccaagataatccatacacctgacaggtgtggcatatcaagaagctgattaacgtTTTAAGGCtaggggcagtattcggaagtttggatggctgagatgcccaaagtaaacttcctgttactcaggcccagaagctaggagatgcatatgcatggtagtattggatagaaaacactctaaagcttctaaaactgttaaaataatgtctgtgagtataacagaactgatttggcaggcgaaaccccgagggcAATCCAtccaggaaatatatatatatatatatatattttttggggggtcatTGGACTTCTCAAAGTTTTTCTATGGGAAAGCCTAATTATTAGGACCcatattgcagttcctatggcttccactagatatcaacagtcCAGTCTTTTTAGAAattgttcaatgttttttttaaaggaagaAGTATTCGTATTCTTTCTAAGTGTCACTCAGAAGGACTCTAGTCTTTTGGTGCGCGTGAATGAGTGCGCGCTCCTTGGTGTTTTTCTCCGGTATTGAAAACAGTTTATTTtgtcttaaatttgatcaattatttacatattagggtacctgaggttggattagaaacattgtttggacaaagtttacaggtaactttttagattcctttgtaggcatgttgggcgagttggaacaggtggattattgaatgaagcgcaccaaataaacatacttttttgggatataaagaattactttatcgaacaaaaggaccatttgttatgtaactgggacccttgtgattgcaaccagatgaagatcttcaaaagtaagGGATTTAtcttatcgctatttctgactttcgcgATGCATCTGCTTGGCTGACTGCAcgaatgtcaaccagagctgttgccagaaagttaaatgttaatttctcgacCATAAACTGCcccgtcattttagagaatatcGCAGTACGTCAAACAAGCCTCACAACTtaggttagggcctaatgaatgtatttcaattgactgatttccttatatgaactgtaactcagtcaaatctttgaaattgttgcatttcatATTTTTCTTCGGTATACATTCATTttgaagtgttcagaaacatattctattcttatttacaataaaagtgactccaaaatgacaaaacattatttaccattatttTCTATTGGGCACatcataatctgaaacacaaccaaaacaaactgcaaatgcatccaacaagtttgtagtcacaagcttgatgtagtcattgcatgctaggaatatgggaccaaatgctACACTTTTAACTACTtttaatacacaagtgaatttgcccaaatacttatgacaccttGAAATGGGGGGACGAGAtgcataaagtgctttcatttctaaacagtaaaacatatgtatgaaaatactctaaaataaaaggtgacattctgtactgccACCTcgtatgaaacatttgatctcaaatccaaaatgcttgagtatagagccaaattaaaagttttagcttccctgtccaaataaatacgtaaAGTGTATCTATGACTTTGGTAAGGTCCAATATTTGATACTGCCAGTGCCTATAATTTGTATTGCCTTGAGAACCTGCAGACTTCAAGAGAACGTATTTTGTGTCCGTTAAATTATTCAAATGAATTGTTCATAATTGATAGATTTTTCATGCTCAGGTGTATGTGCAGCATCTCCTGAAGAAAAACAAAGAACATCTGTGGAAGCTGATCCATACTGACAATGCTCACCTCTACATTTGTGGGTAAGAACCAATTCAGACCACCTGCATATGTACACGCTTTTAGAGGGTTTTCTGAAAAGGCAAATCCATCATCGCGTGCCCTCTGTAAATATGGCTGCCACTTGTCCTTGCCTAGGGATGCTCGGAACATGGCACGGGACGTGCAGAACACCTTCTATGACATCGCTGAAGAGGTCGgaggcctcacacacacacaggctgtggcctacatcaagaagctgatgacTAAGGGCCGCTACTCTCTGGATGTGTGGAGCTAAAGAAGATGAAGCTTACTTGCAGGACACCCTCACAACCCCCTAGATGTTACCCCTCACCCAAATGAAATAGGTTAACGGTAAACACCTTTTTAAACAGTTTTTGGAGGTAACACGTCAGCACCTAATCTCTAAATGGAAAGACTGATGTCTCTATGTCTGAGTTTTTGTTGTCCTTATTATTGGATTTGTTTGTAATCTTACTGAAAGCCTTTTGTGGGGACTCGTACTGAGAAGTAGTGCTGTTAATTTAGGATTGTTTGGGAATTGGCTCATACTCTAACTTGACCCCTAACCCCCAGGTCTTTCATATAGATTTGGTCTACATTCTCCTTTAAGGTTATGGGGGGAAAAAACATCTCTCTTGTGGAATAAATCAATAGATTTTTTTATTAAGAGTGCAGGCAGACCTTCATCGTTTCACATCAGATTAGAAAAGTTGGAGATGataatttacagtaccagtcaaaagtttgaacacctcctcattcaagggtttttctttattttaaatatgttctacattgtagaataatagtgaagacatcaaactatgaaataacatatatggaatcatgtagtaaccaaaacagtgttaaagaAGAATCTAaactatttttatttgtttaacacttttttgggttactacatgtttccgtatgtgttatttcatagttttgatgtcttcactattattctacaatgtagaacatatttaaaataaagaagaaaaacccttgaatgaggaggtgttcaaaattttgactgatactgtaaatTATCTCCAACTTTTGTACACGTTGTTTTTGCTAAGTGAAACTAGGTGAAAACAGAGGTGATTATGAAATTAAATATTGTGTCAGGACGTTTATCATGCTGTGAAGATCCCCACAAGCATTTTTTTTCTTGTATATTAACTCATTTCAAATGTAAAGCATTCTATATTTTCCATCTGTAAATGTATTTACAAATTCAGATGCTCTAGGAAGGTTGTGTAAACTTGTAGCGTATTCATGTTGTATCATGTACTGTTAAATTTGTACATTTAAATTTCAGTAACTATTTAGTAATTGAGCCTTGTTCTTCATCGGTTCATTCAAGAATAGGTCTTAGATTAAGTGGTGGTCAACTGTAAAAATGTCcaggtgttttttttcttctcacgcTCTCTGACTGTAAGGCTTAGTGCCAACTAGTTACGTTTAGATGGAAACTACAACAGCATTTAGGCAATGCAATATGTGTTGGTTATATGTCCACTTGCAGTACAAAATGAATCCGTCTACTAACTGTCATTTATGTGTGTTCTGATATCACTAATTCTGGGATGTGTACAGtatacactgattgtacaaaacattaggaacaccttcctaatattgagtttcccctgcccttttgccttcagaacagcctgaatttgttggggcatggactcaacaaggtatcaaaagcattccacacagggatgctgacccatgttgactaatgcttcccacagttgtcaagttgtctggatgtcttGGTTGGTGGATAATTCTTGATACAAATGGGGAAACTGAGTGTGAAAACCCCAgaaacgttgcagttcttgacacagtcAAACTGGTACACTtggcacatactaccatatcCCATGTAAAGGCACAAGTCTTTTAACTTCCCCATTTACCCTTTAAATGGCACACAAACAATCCGTGTCTCAATTGTagcaagacttaaaaatccttctttatcgtgtctcctccccttcatctacactgattttgaagtggatttaacaagtgacatcaataagggatcagagACAGACctggtgaatccagatgaaagctatgtcatggaaagagcacatgttcctaatgttttgtacactcagtaagTATTTTATCTCGGTGTCTTTCTATGCTGATGGTTGGAGGTCTAATACAAAATATTTACTTAAACGTGAGGTTCTGCTGAACATTAACTGTATGAAGTGGATGATATAAGGGTGATGTTCAGCAGTCCTTTTGGTGTTTATTTTAATAGAGAAACCCCTAAACTATTGTAGTGATATGGCAGGGTTCATGTTTTCATTTGTGTGCCTTTGAACTTTTTCTCTTGCATTACTGATATTGAATAATGTGTTCCATCATGACCTGTTACATGACTTTTACCACTTGATCCAGTTGTTTATGCAAAATAGCTATTTGTATATAAACAGTATAACTTGAAAACATGCATTTGTAAAGAAATAATAATCATTGATTTGCTATACTTAGTCTTGGTTGTAATTTATGGCTTCTCTTTACTGTACACAacgactttaaaaaaaatgttttatacacttTAATCAAATTTtcatggactcgggagaggcaaacgTCGAGAGTCATGAGTCCTCCGAACAaatctgcactgcttcttgacacactgcttgcttaacccggaagccgcaccaatgtgttggctGGTGACCGAAGTTAgtggggccaattgtgcgccgcctcatgggagtcacggccggctgtgaatCAGCCTGAGatcaaacctgggtctgtagtgacgccccaAGCACTGCGacggagtgccttagaccgctgcgccacttgggaggcccaacTACCTAATTTTCTAAAGATGACATCATAATCTGCCCTTGTAGCCCACACTCTTGATAACCTCAACCACTGCTCCAGAATTTACAATGATGTTGAATGATGCATTGCCAAACATACTGCATGTAATGGATCTAATTTACTGGTGAGTGGATGCTATTTCATTTCATTGCTGTGAGTAGTTAAGGAAAGACAAACGAAATACATCGGTGTAATATAAATTGCCTGATTTATAAAGGTTGTATAAATCAAGAGTGCCAAGAGATTGCTTACATTCAAATGACAATCAAAACCTTTTTGCATTGATTTAACCCTGAACATTGAGTTTGATTGACTCTTCAAACCAAAATCATCCGTGAAGAGACCATGTACCTTTTTAAGTACTGCCTCAAACCCCATGTCCAAGTATATTACATTTCAACGTATAACAAATGAGAGAGCTGTCATTGAATGACTTTTCTATATCAGCAATCTGTCAATGAAGACACCGGTGCCCCTGGGTAAACCATCATAGACcctagtgtaacggatgtgaaacaccgctaaatagcatttcaatcggtgacgtcacttgagaccttgaagtagtattgccccttgctctgcaagggccgtggcttttgtggagtgatgggtaacgatgcttcgtgggtgacttgcccaggtatgggcgaggggacggtctaaagttacaCTGTTACACTAGCAGTGACTCGGGCATGTTTGCTGTGAAACTCTGGGGggcactgacagacacagactggAGAAAATGTTGAGAATGTAGCTGTTGAGCCACTGG
Proteins encoded in this region:
- the pora gene encoding NADPH--cytochrome P450 reductase isoform X2, which encodes MGCVFSLPKERQAAAARVTLQRETSFIEKMKKTNRNMVVFYGSQTGTAEEFCGRLSKDAQRYGMRGMSADPEEYDMSELPRLAEIDNSLAVFCMATYGEGDPTDNAQDFYDWMQENDEDLKGVNFAVFGLGNKTYEHFNAMGKYTDKRLEELGGKRIYDLGMGDDDGNLEEDFVSWKEQFWPAVCEHFGVEATGDDTSIRQYELVVPTDINMNKVYTGEMGRLKSFETQKPPFDAKNPYLATVAVNRQLNQSGDRHLMHIELDISGSKIRYDSGDHVAVYPVNDVSIVNRIGQILDADLDTVISLNNLDEESNKKHPFPCPTTYRTALTHYLDITNPPRTNVLFELAQYATDPKDQDTLRKMASASPEGKGLYQSWVLDAQRNILAVLEDMPSLHPTIDHLCELLPRLQARYYSIASSGKVYPTMVSICAVVVEFQTSTGRTFNGVATNWLKNKVVVTDNGHKATVPMYVRKSQFRLPFKASNPVVMIGPGTGIAPFMGFLQERGWMKEQGKDVGETILYFGCRRRNEDFLYQQELEEFEKAGVLTQLNVAFSRDQEGKVYVQHLLKKNKEHLWKLIHTDNAHLYICGDARNMARDVQNTFYDIAEEVGGLTHTQAVAYIKKLMTKGRYSLDVWS